A single genomic interval of Longimicrobiales bacterium harbors:
- a CDS encoding aminotransferase class I/II-fold pyridoxal phosphate-dependent enzyme has translation MSLFEKCYRFTKAREVMAAGVYPYFVPIEASYDTEVLIHGERKVMVGSNNYLGLTHHPKVLEAGEKALRQYGTGCTGSRFLNGTLDLHERLEERLAKFVNQEAALVFSTGYQTNLGVISSLIGRDDHLFSDKLNHASIVDGARLAFGTVHRFPHGDMRALERELARTPSEAGKLIVTDGIFSMEGTIVDLPGIMALAEFYGAEVLVDDAHSFGVLGEFGGGTAQHFHLEDRVSLIMATFSKSLGSIGGMVAGPEDVIHYLKHHARSLIFSASNPPASVASSLAALDVIAEEPERREQLWRNTRRMQEGLRSLGYDIGRSETPIIPVQVGEIDQMFIFWKQLFDAGVFTNPVTPPAVPENSCRLRISLMATHTDEHIDFVLDAFATIGKRMAVI, from the coding sequence ATGAGCCTGTTCGAGAAATGCTATCGGTTCACGAAGGCGCGCGAGGTGATGGCGGCGGGTGTGTACCCGTACTTCGTGCCGATCGAGGCATCGTACGACACGGAGGTATTGATCCATGGCGAGCGGAAGGTGATGGTCGGCTCGAACAACTACCTCGGTCTGACGCATCATCCGAAGGTCCTGGAGGCCGGGGAGAAGGCCCTGCGGCAGTATGGCACCGGTTGCACGGGCAGCAGGTTCCTGAACGGCACGCTGGACCTGCACGAAAGGCTGGAAGAGCGGCTCGCGAAGTTCGTCAACCAGGAGGCCGCGCTCGTGTTCAGCACGGGGTATCAGACGAACCTCGGTGTGATCTCCTCCCTCATCGGCCGTGATGACCATCTTTTCTCTGACAAGCTGAACCACGCCAGTATCGTGGATGGCGCCCGCCTGGCGTTCGGTACCGTGCATCGGTTCCCGCACGGCGACATGCGTGCGCTGGAGCGCGAGCTGGCGCGCACGCCGTCGGAGGCGGGCAAGCTGATCGTGACGGACGGTATCTTCTCGATGGAAGGCACGATCGTCGACCTGCCGGGCATCATGGCACTGGCGGAGTTCTACGGCGCCGAAGTCCTGGTGGACGACGCTCATTCGTTCGGCGTGCTCGGCGAGTTCGGCGGGGGCACCGCGCAGCACTTCCACCTCGAGGACCGCGTGTCGCTCATCATGGCGACGTTCTCGAAGTCGCTCGGCTCGATTGGCGGCATGGTCGCCGGGCCGGAGGATGTGATCCACTATCTGAAGCATCACGCGCGGTCGCTGATCTTCAGCGCGAGCAACCCGCCCGCCTCCGTGGCGTCCTCTCTCGCCGCACTCGACGTCATCGCGGAAGAGCCGGAGCGCAGAGAACAGCTGTGGCGGAACACGCGACGCATGCAGGAAGGACTGCGCTCGCTCGGCTACGACATCGGCCGCAGCGAAACGCCGATCATCCCGGTGCAGGTGGGGGAGATCGATCAGATGTTCATCTTCTGGAAGCAGCTCTTCGATGCAGGCGTATTTACCAACCCGGTGACACCGCCGGCCGTGCCGGAGAATTCCTGCCGGCTCCGGATCTCGCTCATGGCGACACACACGGACGAGCACATCGACTTCGTGCTCGACGCGTTCGCGACGATCGGCAAGCGGATGGCGGTCATTTGA
- a CDS encoding NAD(P)-dependent oxidoreductase: MATPPHRVLLTGATGFVGSHAALAFVRAGLEVRALVRSRERARPIAELGVELIHGSLDDTPALDAACAGVGTVVHLAALTHARSDEEYEEANVIGTQRLLDAAFAGGAHRFVYLSSLAAVGPAEGGRPVEPGDVPRPLTRYGRSKLAGERVSMAAAARMDVRILRAPAVYGPRDTDLYHFFKLARRGVIPVPTGPARLLQMVHVEDLARALVLAAQAPDAAGVYHIAEARQYTWEEIGRAVGEAVGRKVRVARVPGALIAALAAVSETAAGVVGRSSIFNRDKARELLAPGWLCETDAARAVLNFEADIPLADGLRDTAQWYREQGWL; encoded by the coding sequence GTGGCAACGCCGCCGCACCGTGTGCTGTTGACCGGCGCAACCGGTTTCGTGGGATCGCACGCGGCGCTGGCGTTCGTGCGTGCAGGGTTAGAGGTGCGGGCTCTGGTGCGCTCACGGGAGCGGGCCCGGCCCATCGCGGAGCTCGGAGTGGAACTGATCCACGGCTCGCTCGATGACACGCCGGCCCTCGACGCGGCGTGCGCCGGGGTCGGGACCGTGGTTCACCTGGCCGCACTCACGCACGCGAGATCCGACGAGGAGTACGAGGAAGCGAATGTAATCGGCACGCAACGTCTGCTTGATGCGGCCTTCGCGGGCGGTGCACACCGGTTCGTTTACCTGAGCAGCCTCGCTGCGGTCGGGCCGGCCGAGGGGGGACGCCCGGTCGAGCCGGGGGATGTACCGCGGCCGCTGACCCGGTACGGCCGAAGCAAGCTGGCCGGTGAGCGCGTAAGCATGGCAGCGGCGGCACGCATGGACGTCAGGATCCTGCGGGCGCCGGCCGTCTACGGACCTCGCGACACGGACCTGTATCATTTCTTCAAGCTGGCGCGGCGCGGCGTCATACCGGTGCCCACCGGGCCGGCGCGGCTGCTCCAGATGGTCCACGTCGAGGATCTGGCGCGGGCACTGGTCCTTGCCGCACAGGCGCCGGACGCGGCCGGTGTGTACCACATTGCCGAGGCGCGGCAATACACATGGGAAGAGATAGGACGCGCCGTGGGGGAGGCGGTGGGGCGCAAGGTACGCGTGGCGCGGGTACCGGGTGCGCTGATCGCGGCACTGGCCGCGGTGAGCGAGACAGCGGCCGGTGTGGTGGGTCGCAGCTCGATCTTCAATCGCGACAAGGCGCGCGAGTTGCTGGCGCCGGGCTGGTTGTGTGAAACCGATGCCGCACGTGCGGTATTGAACTTTGAGGCAGACATTCCTCTCGCTGACGGTCTGCGCGACACGGCGCAGTGGTATCGGGAGCAGGGCTGGCTGTAA
- a CDS encoding aminotransferase class III-fold pyridoxal phosphate-dependent enzyme, producing MESPNITSIEPPPIFWTEARGAAVRDADDNIYIDLTAGFGVAHAGHAQEHVAAAIADQAGRLAHGLGDVYPPEPKVRLLERLADIAPGDLGMSILAGSGAEAVEAALKTAVMRTGRTGIVAFEGAYHGLTYGALATTWRPDFRARFAGQLFDGVRFAPYPISRADAALEAVDRIVQQAESSSHPVGAILVEPILGRGGLRVAPPGFLAALRDRCDGNRILLILDEVYTGCGRTGRWFACEHDDVVPDVLVVGKALSGSLPISAAIGTPAVMQAWPASTGEAIHTSTFLGNPIACAAALAQLEAIQTGDLLRRTERLGEVIREKTTWWASRFDAVGEPRGRGLLQGAPMHGPGQALRVADRCLRRGVLLLAEGSDAEVLAITPPAVITEAQLDFALAVVEEAIRAELE from the coding sequence GTGGAATCGCCCAACATCACGTCGATCGAGCCGCCCCCCATCTTCTGGACCGAGGCCCGGGGGGCGGCGGTGCGGGACGCCGACGACAACATCTACATCGATCTGACCGCAGGCTTCGGTGTGGCCCACGCGGGCCACGCGCAGGAGCACGTCGCGGCTGCGATCGCCGACCAGGCGGGACGACTGGCTCACGGCCTCGGCGACGTCTACCCGCCGGAACCGAAGGTCAGACTGCTCGAGCGGCTTGCGGACATAGCGCCGGGGGACCTCGGCATGTCGATTTTGGCCGGCAGCGGCGCAGAGGCGGTCGAGGCGGCGCTCAAGACCGCGGTCATGCGTACGGGCCGGACCGGGATCGTGGCATTCGAGGGCGCGTACCACGGCCTGACGTACGGTGCCCTGGCGACGACCTGGCGGCCGGACTTCAGGGCTCGCTTCGCGGGGCAGCTCTTCGACGGTGTGCGGTTCGCGCCCTATCCGATTTCTCGAGCGGACGCCGCGCTCGAGGCCGTCGATCGGATCGTGCAGCAGGCGGAGAGCTCGTCGCACCCCGTGGGCGCGATTCTGGTCGAGCCGATCCTCGGCCGGGGCGGGCTGCGCGTGGCCCCGCCCGGATTTCTAGCGGCCCTCCGCGACCGCTGCGACGGCAACCGCATCCTCCTCATTTTGGACGAGGTCTATACCGGCTGCGGTCGGACGGGACGGTGGTTCGCCTGCGAGCACGACGACGTGGTGCCGGATGTGCTCGTTGTCGGCAAGGCGCTCAGCGGCAGCCTTCCCATCAGCGCGGCGATCGGCACTCCGGCCGTGATGCAGGCCTGGCCCGCGTCGACCGGCGAGGCCATACACACCAGCACCTTTCTTGGTAATCCGATCGCCTGCGCCGCAGCGCTCGCCCAGCTCGAGGCCATCCAGACCGGCGACCTGCTGCGCCGCACCGAGCGTCTCGGCGAGGTGATCCGCGAGAAGACCACATGGTGGGCGTCGCGCTTCGACGCCGTGGGCGAGCCGCGCGGCCGCGGCCTGCTGCAGGGTGCTCCCATGCATGGCCCCGGCCAGGCATTGCGGGTGGCCGACCGCTGTCTGAGACGGGGCGTCCTGCTGCTGGCAGAAGGCAGCGACGCCGAGGTTCTGGCCATCACACCGCCAGCTGTCATCACGGAAGCCCAGCTGGACTTCGCCCTGGCCGTCGTCGAGGAAGCCATCCGCGCCGAGCTCGAGTAA
- a CDS encoding LD-carboxypeptidase, which produces MIRPPRLREGSRVALIAPAGPVTGERIDVAFDRCARLGLVPVLGAAARSRHGGYLAGSDDDRLEDLQWALTSPEIDGVWALRGGYGTMRLLHRVDLSPLVGHPRAYIGFSDNTAIHLALLARRVVSFHAPHAGGESSPLAEQALRDVLFIAAPAGLLPLPAEPEVVTLHDGIAEGPLIGGNLALLAGMCGTPASPVTRGAILFVEDIGEHDYRLDRLWTQLMLAGALDGVAGLAFGRFTDCGGEKDVHALLREFADDAGVPAVMQLPIGHEPDNWTLPLGVRARLDATRGTLELLEPAVT; this is translated from the coding sequence ATGATCCGCCCGCCGCGACTCCGCGAGGGGTCGCGCGTCGCCCTCATCGCCCCCGCCGGTCCGGTTACCGGGGAGCGCATCGACGTCGCGTTCGACCGCTGTGCACGCCTCGGCCTGGTGCCGGTGCTGGGAGCGGCCGCGCGCAGCCGACACGGCGGCTACCTCGCGGGCAGTGATGACGACCGCCTCGAAGACCTGCAGTGGGCGCTGACATCTCCGGAGATCGATGGGGTGTGGGCGCTGCGCGGGGGCTACGGCACCATGCGCCTGCTCCACCGCGTCGACCTGTCACCTCTCGTGGGCCACCCGCGAGCCTACATCGGATTCAGCGACAACACCGCCATCCACCTCGCGCTGCTCGCGCGGCGGGTCGTCTCCTTTCATGCGCCGCACGCAGGCGGCGAGTCCTCGCCACTTGCGGAGCAGGCCCTGCGCGATGTGCTGTTCATCGCCGCGCCTGCCGGCCTACTGCCACTGCCCGCCGAGCCGGAGGTCGTGACTCTGCACGACGGGATCGCCGAAGGGCCGTTGATCGGCGGCAATCTTGCTCTGCTGGCCGGCATGTGCGGCACTCCCGCGTCGCCCGTGACGCGCGGAGCAATTCTGTTCGTCGAGGACATTGGCGAGCACGACTACCGTCTCGACCGTCTCTGGACGCAGCTGATGCTCGCCGGCGCACTCGACGGCGTCGCCGGCCTCGCATTCGGCCGGTTCACGGATTGCGGCGGCGAGAAGGATGTGCACGCGCTTCTCCGCGAGTTCGCCGACGATGCCGGTGTACCCGCGGTGATGCAGCTGCCGATCGGCCACGAGCCGGACAACTGGACACTGCCGCTCGGCGTGCGCGCGCGCCTCGATGCCACGCGCGGTACACTCGAGCTTCTCGAACCCGCGGTCACCTGA
- a CDS encoding cob(I)yrinic acid a,c-diamide adenosyltransferase: MVQRIYTGTGDEGETGLFGGGRVPKSNPRVAAYGAVDELNAMIGWAISQAREPVIASRLPLLQPDLFAIGAHLATVVRPGARQPKLPPLPEQRIADLERWIDEAEAELPELRAFVMPGGSPGGAALHVARTVCRRAEREVVRLARAAGEAADPYGGVAASIIVYLNRVSDLLFVWARRENRHAGIDEEQWLPDSG, from the coding sequence ATGGTTCAGCGGATCTATACCGGCACCGGGGACGAAGGCGAGACCGGCCTGTTCGGCGGAGGCCGCGTCCCCAAGTCCAATCCACGCGTCGCAGCTTATGGCGCCGTCGACGAGCTCAATGCGATGATCGGCTGGGCCATCTCCCAGGCCCGCGAGCCCGTCATCGCCAGCCGGCTGCCGCTGCTTCAGCCGGACCTGTTTGCGATCGGCGCACACCTCGCAACCGTCGTCCGGCCCGGTGCACGCCAGCCGAAGCTTCCGCCGCTGCCGGAACAGCGCATTGCCGACCTGGAGCGCTGGATCGACGAGGCCGAGGCGGAGCTGCCCGAGCTGCGCGCTTTCGTCATGCCGGGCGGCTCGCCCGGTGGCGCCGCGCTGCACGTCGCGCGCACCGTATGCCGCCGCGCCGAACGCGAGGTGGTGCGGCTCGCACGCGCGGCGGGTGAGGCCGCCGACCCGTATGGTGGCGTCGCGGCCTCCATCATCGTCTACCTGAACCGCGTGTCCGATCTCCTGTTCGTCTGGGCGCGGCGCGAGAACCGCCACGCCGGGATCGACGAGGAGCAGTGGCTGCCGGACAGCGGCTGA
- a CDS encoding ferredoxin — translation MPYVIAEPCIGTKDASCVEVCPVDCIYEGEDQYYIHPDECIDCGACEPECPVTAIFPDTDVPPEWTNYIEKNRAHFE, via the coding sequence ATGCCATATGTGATCGCCGAACCGTGCATCGGCACCAAGGACGCGAGCTGCGTCGAGGTCTGTCCGGTGGACTGTATCTATGAAGGCGAGGACCAGTACTATATCCATCCGGACGAATGCATCGACTGCGGTGCGTGCGAGCCGGAGTGCCCTGTCACGGCCATCTTCCCGGATACCGATGTCCCGCCCGAGTGGACCAACTACATCGAGAAGAACCGCGCCCACTTCGAATAG
- a CDS encoding amidohydrolase: MSQRFALLLLPSLLTGCAAADNTADVLLTGGVVWTGDAASPFAESVAIRDGRIIAVGTAADLRAYDGAATRTIDLDGRFVVPGFIDDHTHFISGGFQLGSVDLRSSATPEEFTARISGFARTLPADRWITGGDWDHEMWEGAPLPRREWFDSVSAQHYVAVSRLDGHMMVVNTRVLELAGITRDTPDPAGGAIVRDDMTGEPTGVLKDEAMSLVYRVMPASTPEERDEAFRRAQAHALSRGVTMVHDMGDWADLEAYRRAQAAGELRMRVYSLVPLATWERLRDFVATNGRGDDLLQWGGLKGFVDGSLGSTTAWFYEPYEDEPGTSGLMVTDTAQLRSWIIAADAAGLHVVVHAIGERANDWLLDVYDAAAQANGPRDRRFRIEHAQHLSAEAIPRLAQMGVLPSMQPYHAIDDGRWAEKRIGAERIQRTYAFRSLLDSGANLMFGSDWTVAPIDPLLGIYAATTRRTIDGANPDGWVPQQKITVAEALHAYTAANAFGAFMEDRLGTIRVGALADLVVLSDDLTRIDPGSIGDVQVDYTIVGGDIVHTREGAAVRAPHAPAYAGR; the protein is encoded by the coding sequence ATGTCGCAACGTTTTGCACTGCTCCTGCTTCCGTCTCTGCTCACCGGCTGCGCTGCGGCTGACAACACGGCCGACGTGCTGCTCACCGGTGGTGTCGTGTGGACCGGTGATGCCGCGTCGCCTTTTGCGGAATCCGTCGCAATTCGCGATGGCCGCATCATCGCCGTCGGCACGGCTGCCGACCTGCGCGCGTACGATGGGGCGGCAACGCGTACGATCGACCTGGACGGACGGTTCGTTGTTCCCGGCTTCATCGACGATCACACGCATTTCATCAGCGGCGGTTTTCAACTCGGCAGTGTGGATCTGCGCAGCTCCGCCACACCGGAGGAGTTCACTGCGCGCATATCCGGGTTCGCGCGCACACTCCCGGCCGACCGCTGGATCACGGGCGGAGACTGGGATCACGAGATGTGGGAGGGCGCGCCGCTGCCGCGACGTGAGTGGTTCGACTCGGTGTCGGCGCAGCATTACGTCGCCGTGAGCCGGCTCGACGGTCACATGATGGTGGTGAACACGCGCGTGCTCGAGCTGGCCGGCATCACGCGCGACACGCCGGACCCCGCGGGCGGCGCCATCGTGCGCGACGACATGACAGGCGAGCCGACGGGCGTGCTGAAGGACGAGGCGATGTCGCTCGTGTACCGCGTCATGCCTGCCTCCACTCCGGAGGAGCGGGACGAGGCGTTTCGCCGCGCCCAGGCGCACGCGCTGTCGCGCGGCGTGACCATGGTGCACGACATGGGCGACTGGGCGGATCTCGAGGCGTACCGACGTGCGCAGGCTGCGGGCGAGCTCCGCATGCGTGTCTACTCCCTCGTGCCCCTGGCGACATGGGAGCGACTGCGCGATTTCGTCGCTACGAACGGCCGCGGCGATGACCTGCTCCAGTGGGGCGGCCTGAAGGGCTTTGTCGACGGCTCGCTCGGCTCGACCACGGCGTGGTTCTACGAACCGTACGAGGACGAGCCCGGCACGAGCGGCCTCATGGTGACCGACACGGCACAGCTGCGCAGCTGGATCATCGCTGCCGATGCGGCTGGCCTGCACGTCGTCGTGCACGCCATCGGTGAACGGGCGAACGACTGGCTCCTCGATGTCTACGACGCGGCCGCTCAGGCCAATGGCCCGCGCGACCGGCGCTTCCGGATCGAGCACGCGCAGCATCTGTCGGCCGAGGCCATTCCCCGCCTCGCACAGATGGGTGTGCTCCCGTCCATGCAGCCCTATCACGCGATCGACGACGGTCGCTGGGCGGAAAAGCGTATCGGCGCGGAACGGATTCAGCGGACGTATGCGTTCCGTTCACTGCTCGACAGCGGCGCGAATCTGATGTTCGGCAGCGACTGGACTGTCGCGCCGATCGATCCGCTGCTCGGGATATACGCCGCGACCACACGACGCACGATCGACGGCGCCAACCCGGACGGCTGGGTCCCGCAGCAGAAGATCACGGTGGCGGAAGCGCTGCACGCCTATACCGCGGCGAACGCGTTCGGCGCATTCATGGAAGACCGCCTCGGTACGATCCGTGTCGGGGCGCTGGCTGACCTGGTCGTGCTGTCGGACGACCTGACCCGCATCGATCCCGGCTCGATCGGTGATGTACAGGTGGATTACACGATTGTCGGAGGGGATATCGTCCACACACGCGAGGGCGCCGCAGTGCGAGCCCCGCACGCCCCCGCGTACGCCGGCCGCTAG
- the fadI gene encoding acetyl-CoA C-acyltransferase FadI — protein sequence MPRRVAVIAGCRTPFARAGSALSQMSPVQLGTVAVRELINRAELDTSIVDGLIFGTVVPSIPAPNVAREVTLEAGLPPTVPAFSVSRACASSNQAITSAAESILHGYGDVYVTGGVEILSDVPMLLSRSMRDALLSASKAKTLGGRAKALAGIRPKDLAPITPAIAEPSTGETMGESAERMAKENGITREAQDRWALRSHQLAAQGTADGRLTAEIVPTFIPPKYEEVIDRDNGIRSDTTAEKLAALKPVFDRRYGSVTAGNASPLTDGASAVLLMSEERARDLGYEPLGYIRSWHYTALSPKDQLLQGPAYAAPVALDRAGVTMKDIELWEIHEAFAAQVLSNLQAMDSDEFARTKLGRDRRTGIIDEDRINVMGGSIAIGHPFGATGARLTITLLNEMKRRDVNVGLITVCAAGAMGFAMVLER from the coding sequence ATGCCCAGACGCGTGGCCGTGATCGCCGGCTGCCGCACCCCGTTCGCGCGAGCCGGCTCCGCGCTCAGCCAGATGAGTCCGGTGCAGCTAGGTACCGTAGCCGTGCGCGAGCTCATCAACCGGGCCGAGCTGGACACGTCGATCGTCGACGGGCTCATCTTCGGCACGGTCGTGCCGTCGATACCGGCGCCGAACGTCGCGCGCGAGGTCACGCTGGAGGCCGGCCTGCCGCCAACGGTCCCGGCGTTCAGCGTCAGCAGGGCGTGCGCGTCCTCCAATCAGGCCATCACGTCCGCGGCCGAATCGATCCTGCATGGATACGGCGATGTGTACGTGACCGGCGGCGTCGAGATCCTGTCGGACGTGCCGATGCTGCTCTCGCGCAGCATGCGTGACGCCCTGCTGAGCGCGTCGAAGGCGAAGACGCTCGGTGGGCGCGCGAAGGCCCTCGCGGGCATCCGCCCGAAGGACCTCGCGCCGATCACTCCGGCCATTGCCGAGCCGTCCACCGGCGAGACGATGGGTGAGAGCGCCGAGCGGATGGCGAAGGAGAACGGGATCACGCGCGAGGCACAGGATCGCTGGGCCCTGCGGTCGCACCAGCTGGCTGCGCAGGGCACGGCGGACGGCCGCCTCACGGCGGAGATCGTCCCGACGTTCATCCCGCCGAAGTACGAGGAAGTGATCGACCGGGACAACGGCATCCGGAGTGACACGACAGCCGAGAAGCTCGCCGCTCTGAAGCCGGTGTTCGACCGTCGCTATGGCAGCGTGACAGCGGGGAACGCGTCGCCTCTGACCGATGGCGCGAGCGCGGTCCTGCTGATGAGCGAGGAGCGGGCAAGGGACCTGGGTTATGAGCCGCTCGGATACATTCGCAGCTGGCACTATACGGCGCTGTCGCCAAAGGACCAGCTGCTCCAGGGGCCGGCGTACGCCGCGCCCGTGGCCTTGGACCGGGCGGGCGTGACGATGAAGGACATCGAGCTGTGGGAGATCCACGAGGCCTTTGCGGCGCAGGTCCTGTCCAATCTCCAGGCCATGGACTCCGACGAGTTCGCACGCACGAAGCTGGGTCGCGACAGGAGAACAGGCATCATCGATGAGGACCGGATCAACGTGATGGGCGGCAGTATCGCGATCGGCCATCCATTCGGCGCGACGGGTGCGCGGTTGACGATCACGCTGCTGAACGAGATGAAGCGCCGCGATGTGAATGTCGGTCTGATCACGGTGTGTGCGGCCGGCGCCATGGGTTTCGCGATGGTCCTGGAGCGTTGA
- a CDS encoding GNAT family N-acetyltransferase — protein sequence MIRHAEHGDILALASLWARAFPGERTVEQRVRHLETGGVFGGIESAWISERAGRMAGAFRAYALTQHMHGAAFRMMGLASVAVDETARRRGVGRELCEHAIHVARERGDVLSMLYPFRPSFYQALGWGMTGELHAYRFRPESLGKVGRDALVTRAGPDDSGAIAACYDRVACDTNGMIARTPRIWRSHLEGDSTHVYITGGDTVQGYAVVRSGRSSAPDDKPLYIREIVAAGHDAYETLLGWISAQRDSWRLIHYEASPDERFAHRLSEPRIPGFQPARYLWAPVARIIRGPMMRVLDVPKAIDRRLRWGPAAPMRFGLRVIDDIVESNTGPFEVEYDGSRASVRRGTARPLLQLDAAAFAQIFAGELSVKESLNLGLAECDGDAAAIDALFRVNRCFRLLDEF from the coding sequence ATGATCCGGCATGCAGAGCACGGCGACATTCTCGCGCTGGCCAGCCTGTGGGCCCGCGCATTCCCCGGTGAACGCACGGTCGAGCAGCGCGTGCGGCACCTCGAGACGGGCGGCGTCTTCGGCGGCATCGAGTCCGCGTGGATCTCCGAGCGCGCCGGGCGCATGGCGGGCGCATTCCGCGCCTACGCCCTCACCCAGCACATGCACGGGGCCGCGTTCCGGATGATGGGCCTGGCGTCCGTCGCGGTCGATGAGACCGCGCGACGCCGCGGTGTGGGGCGTGAGCTGTGCGAGCACGCCATTCACGTCGCACGCGAGCGCGGTGACGTGCTCAGTATGCTGTATCCGTTCCGCCCGTCGTTCTATCAGGCGCTGGGCTGGGGCATGACAGGTGAGCTGCACGCGTACCGGTTCCGGCCCGAGTCACTGGGCAAAGTCGGGCGTGACGCGCTGGTCACCCGGGCGGGGCCGGACGACAGCGGCGCGATCGCGGCCTGCTACGACCGCGTCGCGTGCGACACGAACGGCATGATCGCGCGCACACCGCGCATCTGGCGCAGTCACCTGGAGGGCGACTCTACACACGTCTACATCACGGGCGGTGACACAGTGCAGGGCTACGCGGTCGTCCGCTCCGGCAGGTCGTCCGCGCCCGATGACAAGCCGCTTTACATTCGCGAGATCGTAGCGGCCGGACACGACGCCTATGAGACGCTCCTCGGCTGGATTTCCGCACAACGCGACTCCTGGCGCCTCATCCATTACGAGGCCTCCCCCGACGAGCGCTTCGCGCATCGCCTCTCCGAGCCGCGCATCCCGGGATTCCAGCCCGCTCGCTATCTGTGGGCGCCGGTGGCCCGCATCATCCGGGGTCCCATGATGCGCGTGCTCGATGTGCCGAAGGCCATCGACAGGCGCCTGCGCTGGGGGCCTGCCGCACCCATGCGCTTCGGACTCCGCGTGATCGACGACATCGTCGAGTCCAACACCGGCCCGTTCGAGGTCGAGTATGATGGCAGCCGCGCCTCCGTCAGACGCGGCACGGCGCGCCCGCTGCTGCAGCTGGACGCCGCCGCATTCGCGCAGATCTTTGCCGGCGAGCTGAGTGTGAAGGAGTCACTGAACCTCGGCCTCGCCGAATGCGACGGCGATGCGGCCGCGATCGACGCCCTGTTCCGCGTCAATCGCTGTTTCCGTCTCCTCGACGAGTTCTGA
- a CDS encoding SUF system NifU family Fe-S cluster assembly protein gives MTIDRSTPPLNSLFQELILEHYKRPRNKGELPDPDVTVHMKNPTCGDEVHLQMRVHDGVIEEARFVGEGCSISQASISMMTQLVKGKAVEEALELAGRFTEMMHGDTEAARDKRMGDLRSLAGVAKFPVRVKCALLGWNALEEGVGKAK, from the coding sequence ATGACCATCGACCGCAGCACACCGCCCCTGAACTCGCTCTTCCAGGAGCTGATCCTCGAGCACTACAAGCGGCCGCGCAACAAGGGTGAGCTGCCGGACCCGGACGTAACGGTCCACATGAAGAACCCGACGTGCGGCGACGAGGTGCACCTCCAGATGCGCGTGCACGATGGCGTCATAGAGGAGGCCAGGTTCGTGGGCGAGGGGTGCTCGATATCGCAGGCGTCGATCTCGATGATGACGCAGCTGGTGAAGGGGAAGGCGGTGGAGGAAGCGCTGGAGCTGGCAGGCAGGTTTACCGAGATGATGCACGGTGACACGGAAGCCGCGCGCGACAAGCGCATGGGCGACCTCCGCTCACTGGCCGGTGTCGCGAAGTTTCCCGTCCGTGTGAAATGCGCTCTGCTCGGCTGGAACGCCCTCGAGGAAGGCGTCGGCAAGGCGAAGTAG